From a region of the Zingiber officinale cultivar Zhangliang chromosome 10B, Zo_v1.1, whole genome shotgun sequence genome:
- the LOC122029251 gene encoding pto-interacting protein 1-like — protein MTHGGRGDRVAFHPPDAAMAADLKRERNDGAYLSANTPSKGAQTVKLQPIAVPAIPVDEIREITKYFSDEALIWEGSFGRVYFGVLKNERSTTVKKLDSSKQPDQEFLAQVSMVSRLKHENVVELVGYSVEGNLRLLAYEFATMGSLHDILHGRKGVKGAQPGPVLSWLQRVKIAVRAAKGLEYLHEKAQPHIIHRDIKSRK, from the exons ATGACCCATGGAGGACGAGGTGACAGAGTTGCATTCCATCCCCCCGACGCCGCCATGGCCGCAGATCTGAAGAGAGAGCG AAATGATGGAGCCTATCTTTCTGCCAATACTCCTTCTAAGGGTGCTCAAACTGTTAAGCTGCAACCTATTGCAGTCCCAGCTATTCCTGTTGACGAGATAAGGGAGATCACAAAATATTTTAGTGATGAAGCTTTGATTTGGGAGGGTTCATTTGGTAGAGTGTATTTTGGTGTCCTAAAGAATGAGAGAAGCACAACGGTAAAAAAATTAGATTCAAGCAAGCAGCCAGACCAAGAGTTTTTGGCACAG GTTTCCATGGTGTCACGGCTGAAGCATGAGAATGTCGTGGAGTTAGTTGGTTACAGTGTTGAAGGAAATCTCCGTCTGTTAGCATATGAGTTt gctaCAATGGGGTCTCTCCATGACATTCTTCATG GACGAAAAGGAGTTAAAGGAGCACAACCAGGACCAGTGTTGTCATGGCTCCAAAGAGTTAAAATTGCTGTCAGAGCAGCAAAAGGATTGGAATACCTGCATGAGAAAGCCCAGCCTCATATCATTCATCGTGATATAAAGTCAA GAAAGTGA
- the LOC122029252 gene encoding uncharacterized protein LOC122029252, with product MGDDDDDVEEPENESEAVRKEPTIEKPTPVSAPPKDAERQLSKKELKKKEMVELDALLHEMGIANKDSNIAQNEIADKKQLEQSSEGEKKESVGAPSENRILKKKKSKKEKSSKEQEEHDQK from the exons AtgggtgatgatgatgatgatgttgaggAACCTGAAAATGAATCAGAGGCTGTTAGGAAAGAACCAACCATTGAGAAACCTACTCCGGTTTCAGCACCACCCAAAGATGCTGAAAGGCAACTGTCAAAGAAGGAGcttaaaaaaaaggaaatggTAGAGTTGGATGCACTTCTACATGAAATGGGCATtgcaaataaagatagtaatatTGCACAAAATGAGATAGCTG ACAAGAAGCAACTGGAGCAAAGTAGTgaaggggagaagaaagaaagtgtTGGTGCTCCTTCAGAGAACAGaatcttaaagaagaagaaatccaagaaagaaaaatCATCAAAGGAACAGGAGGAGCATGATCAAAAATAg